Proteins from a genomic interval of Capsicum annuum cultivar UCD-10X-F1 unplaced genomic scaffold, UCD10Xv1.1 ctg74691, whole genome shotgun sequence:
- the LOC124894516 gene encoding uncharacterized protein LOC124894516 — translation VGLDEKEKKSFGEVLDEVVRGVPSSEKLFIGGDFNRHIGSLPLGYDDVHGGFGFGVRNTEGAALLDFARVFGLVVVNSSFSKKKEHLVTFRSRIAKTQIDFLLLKKEDRALCKDYKVIPSENLAA, via the coding sequence GTGGGCCTGGacgagaaagaaaagaagagttttggggaggttttggatgaggtggttagaGGTGTACCTAGTTCGGAGAAGCTTTTCATAGGTGGTGATTTCAATAGGCACATCGGGTCTTTGCCGTTAGGGTACGATGATGTACATGGAGGCTTTGGGTTCGGGGTTAGAAATACTGAGGGAGCTGCTcttttggattttgcgagggtctttgggttggtggtagtgaattctaGCTTTTCAAAGAAGAAAGAGCATTTGGTCACTTTCCGCAGTaggatagccaagactcagatcgACTTTTTGCTGCTTAAGAAGGAGGATAGAGCATTGTGTAAGGATTATAAGGTAATCCCGAGTGAGAACCTTGCGGCCTAG